One segment of Penaeus chinensis breed Huanghai No. 1 chromosome 14, ASM1920278v2, whole genome shotgun sequence DNA contains the following:
- the LOC125032401 gene encoding zinc finger protein 664-like, with product MSNAGKMSRTTGASTSKQNGGATLYQCDICGKDFPFKVVLDMHKKDHTFKNIFKCDICGVSYPKKSQLDMHYRKHTGERPFKCDECDSSFMNSSNLQRHKRKHVCKRRYDSDEWEAAYTLSDNLSAEKRAKNSTEENNTEKPYTCTECSETFPKMNTLMVHKRKHSSERPYGCEECGAMFAVRASLDYHKLKHSGGESSYWQNVCDICGEAFTSKDGLVQHQRKHTGARPFNYDRYFAAFSSSTEGTMMEGNQQVSGQQVTVHQVTDQQQQQLPTHHQQQHQTQSQHHHQQMHLSNQHSNQYSQQMPPQQQSEEQRQGQHPPSPMTLQLHELQPSPQLHQMGNQTSSHIHLPAGLGGQHANNPFTAQVAQDHQVIPGPMGPHAQPVQQMGRMENVQNISIKEEPHE from the coding sequence ATGTCTAACGCAGGCAAGATGTCGCGAACCACAGGAGCCTCCACTAGCAAACAGAATGGTGGGGCGACACTATACCAGTGTGATATTTGTGGGAAGGATTTCCCATTCAAGGTTGTTCTTGACATGCACAAGAAGGATCACACCTTCAAAAACATATTCAAGTGTGATATATGCGGTGTCTCGTATCCCAAGAAAAGTCAGTTAGATATGCACTATCGAAAACACACTGGTGAGAGGCCTTTTAAATGTGACGAGTGTGACTCCTCTTTTATGAATAGCAGCAACCTACAACGTCACAAACGTAAGCATGTTTGTAAGCGGAGGTATGATAGTGATGAATGGGAGGCTGCGTATACTCTCAGTGATAACCTGAGTGCTGAGAAACGGGCTAAAAATTCCACAGAAGAAAATAATACTGAAAAGCCCTATACCTGCACAGAGTGTAGTGAAACTTTTCCTAAAATGAACACCCTAATGGTTCATAAAAGGAAGCATTCTAGTGAGAGGCCATATGGCTGTGAAGAATGTGGGGCCATGTTTGCCGTTAGAGCAAGTCTCGATTATCATAAACTGAAGCATTCCGGTGGAGAGTCGTCATACTGGCaaaatgtatgtgatatatgtggtGAGGCATTTACGTCAAAAGATGGACTTGTACAGCACCAGAGAAAACATACAGGAGCCAGACCATTCAATTATGACAGATACTTTGCAGCCTTTTCCAGCTCAACTGAGGGAACAATGATGGAAGGAAACCAGCAGGTATCTGGTCAACAGGTCACAGTGCACCAGGTCACagatcaacagcaacagcagctacCCACACATCATCAGCAACAGCATCAAACACAAtctcagcatcaccatcagcaaatGCACCTCTCAAATCAACATTCAAACCAGTATTCTCAACAAATGCCTCCACAGCAGCAGTCAGAGGAGCAGAGACAAGGGCAGCACCCACCATCGCCCATGACACTGCAACTACACGAGTTACAACCTTCGCCACAGTTACACCAGATGGGGAACCAGACAAGTTCTCATATCCACTTACCTGCAGGACTGGGAGGACAGCACGCCAACAATCCTTTTACTGCACAGGTTGCGCAGGACCATCAGGTTATTCCAGGACCCATGGGGCCTCATGCACAACCAGTGCAGCAGATGGGGAGGATGGAAAATGTACAGAATATCAGTATCAAAGAAGAACCCCATGAATGA